From Saccopteryx leptura isolate mSacLep1 chromosome 3, mSacLep1_pri_phased_curated, whole genome shotgun sequence, one genomic window encodes:
- the PPM1N gene encoding probable protein phosphatase 1N isoform X1: MAALARLLRLLWLGPKEEEAAEQNRPGIPDGPRLLLDAPRCNQRPYGGAAESWGLRFGASSAQGWRAHMEDAHCAWLSLPGLPPGWAFFAVLDGHGGARAALFGARHLPGHVLEALGPAPGEPEGVCRALRGAFLSADARLRSLWPRGEPGGSTAVALLVTPRFLYLAHCGDSRAVLSRAGAVVFSTEDHRPLRPRERERIHNAGGTICHRRLEGYLAVSRALGDFAYKEAPGRPPELQLVSAEPEVTALAREAEDEFMLLASDGVWDAMSGPALAGLVASRLCLGLAPELLCAQLLDTCLCKGSLDNMTCILVCFPGAPRPCEEAIRKELVLDAVLGHRVAELCSAAQEPPSLNTVFRTLASENIPDLPPGGGLYCKAAIIAEAYSQLFQTSGMCWEKVQIGTRKATDTHSSSALDFQA; this comes from the exons ATGGCGGCCCTTGCCCGCCTGCTGCGTCTCCTTTGGCTGGGTCCCAAGGAAGAGGAGGCGGCGGAGCAGAACAGGCCCGGGATTCCCGACGGGCCTCGGCTTCTCCTGGACGCGCCACGATGCAACCAGCGGCCGTACGGGGGTGCCGCGGAGTCTTGGGGCCTGCGCTTCGGGGCGAGCTCAGCGCAGGGCTGGCGCGCGCACATGGAGGACGCGCATTGCGCTTGGCTTTCGTTACCCGGGCTGCCCCCGGGCTGGGCTTTCTTTGCTGTTCTCGACGGCCACGGCGGGGCGCGAGCTGCCCTCTTTGGCGCGCGCCACCTTCCCGGCCACGTGTTAGAAGCTTTAGGCCCGGCGCCTGGAGAGCCAGAGGGCGTGTGCCGGGCGCTTCGCGGTGCCTTCTTAAGCGCAGACGCACGCCTGCGCTCGCTTTGGCCCCGCGGCGAGCCGGGCGGCTCCACCGCAGTAGCTTTGCTCGTAACCCCGCGCTTTCTGTACTTGGCACACTGCGGTGATTCTCGCGCGGTACTGAGCCGCGCCGGAGCTGTAGTTTTCAGCACTGAGGACCATCGACCCCTCCGGCCCCGGGAACGAGAGCGTATCCATAACGCTGGCGGTACCATCTGCCACCGGCGCCTCGAGGGCTATCTGGCAGTGTCGCGAGCACTGGGCGACTTTGCCTACAAAGAGGCTCCGGGAAGGCCCCCTGAGCTGCAGCTTGTTTCTGCGGAGCCTGAGGTGACCGCCCTGGCACGAGAGGCCGAGGACGAGTTCATGCTCCTGGCCTCGGACGGTGTGTGGGACGCGATGTctggccctgccctggctggactGGTGGCATCACGCCTCTGCTTGGGCCTGGCCCCAGAGCTTCTGTGCGCGCAGCTGTTGGACACGTGCCTGTGCAAG GGCAGCCTGGACAACATGACTTGCATCCTGGTCTGCTTCCCGGGTGCCCCCAGGCCTTGTGAGGAGGCGATCAGAAAGGAGCTGGTGCTGGATGCAGTCCTGGGCCACAGGGTCGCCG AGCTATGTTCCGCTGCCCAGGAACCTCCCAGCCTGAACACGGTTTTCAGGACTCTGGCCTCCGAGAACATCCCGGATTTACCTCCTGGGGGAGGACTCTACTGCAA AGCCGCTATCATCGCTGAAGCTTATTCTCAGCTTTTCCAGACCTCAGGGATGTGCTGGGAG AAGGTGCAGATTGGGACTAGGAAAGCCACTGACACCCATTCAAGCTCTGCTTTGGACTTCCAGGCCTGA
- the PPM1N gene encoding probable protein phosphatase 1N isoform X2 has product MAALARLLRLLWLGPKEEEAAEQNRPGIPDGPRLLLDAPRCNQRPYGGAAESWGLRFGASSAQGWRAHMEDAHCAWLSLPGLPPGWAFFAVLDGHGGARAALFGARHLPGHVLEALGPAPGEPEGVCRALRGAFLSADARLRSLWPRGEPGGSTAVALLVTPRFLYLAHCGDSRAVLSRAGAVVFSTEDHRPLRPRERERIHNAGGTICHRRLEGYLAVSRALGDFAYKEAPGRPPELQLVSAEPEVTALAREAEDEFMLLASDGVWDAMSGPALAGLVASRLCLGLAPELLCAQLLDTCLCKGSLDNMTCILVCFPGAPRPCEEAIRKELVLDAVLGHRVAELCSAAQEPPSLNTVFRTLASENIPDLPPGGGLYCKPDSCCPLGPQRN; this is encoded by the exons ATGGCGGCCCTTGCCCGCCTGCTGCGTCTCCTTTGGCTGGGTCCCAAGGAAGAGGAGGCGGCGGAGCAGAACAGGCCCGGGATTCCCGACGGGCCTCGGCTTCTCCTGGACGCGCCACGATGCAACCAGCGGCCGTACGGGGGTGCCGCGGAGTCTTGGGGCCTGCGCTTCGGGGCGAGCTCAGCGCAGGGCTGGCGCGCGCACATGGAGGACGCGCATTGCGCTTGGCTTTCGTTACCCGGGCTGCCCCCGGGCTGGGCTTTCTTTGCTGTTCTCGACGGCCACGGCGGGGCGCGAGCTGCCCTCTTTGGCGCGCGCCACCTTCCCGGCCACGTGTTAGAAGCTTTAGGCCCGGCGCCTGGAGAGCCAGAGGGCGTGTGCCGGGCGCTTCGCGGTGCCTTCTTAAGCGCAGACGCACGCCTGCGCTCGCTTTGGCCCCGCGGCGAGCCGGGCGGCTCCACCGCAGTAGCTTTGCTCGTAACCCCGCGCTTTCTGTACTTGGCACACTGCGGTGATTCTCGCGCGGTACTGAGCCGCGCCGGAGCTGTAGTTTTCAGCACTGAGGACCATCGACCCCTCCGGCCCCGGGAACGAGAGCGTATCCATAACGCTGGCGGTACCATCTGCCACCGGCGCCTCGAGGGCTATCTGGCAGTGTCGCGAGCACTGGGCGACTTTGCCTACAAAGAGGCTCCGGGAAGGCCCCCTGAGCTGCAGCTTGTTTCTGCGGAGCCTGAGGTGACCGCCCTGGCACGAGAGGCCGAGGACGAGTTCATGCTCCTGGCCTCGGACGGTGTGTGGGACGCGATGTctggccctgccctggctggactGGTGGCATCACGCCTCTGCTTGGGCCTGGCCCCAGAGCTTCTGTGCGCGCAGCTGTTGGACACGTGCCTGTGCAAG GGCAGCCTGGACAACATGACTTGCATCCTGGTCTGCTTCCCGGGTGCCCCCAGGCCTTGTGAGGAGGCGATCAGAAAGGAGCTGGTGCTGGATGCAGTCCTGGGCCACAGGGTCGCCG AGCTATGTTCCGCTGCCCAGGAACCTCCCAGCCTGAACACGGTTTTCAGGACTCTGGCCTCCGAGAACATCCCGGATTTACCTCCTGGGGGAGGACTCTACTGCAA GCCTGACAGCTGCTGTCCTTTGGGGCCCCAACGGAACTGA
- the PPM1N gene encoding probable protein phosphatase 1N isoform X3 codes for MAALARLLRLLWLGPKEEEAAEQNRPGIPDGPRLLLDAPRCNQRPYGGAAESWGLRFGASSAQGWRAHMEDAHCAWLSLPGLPPGWAFFAVLDGHGGARAALFGARHLPGHVLEALGPAPGEPEGVCRALRGAFLSADARLRSLWPRGEPGGSTAVALLVTPRFLYLAHCGDSRAVLSRAGAVVFSTEDHRPLRPRERERIHNAGGTICHRRLEGYLAVSRALGDFAYKEAPGRPPELQLVSAEPEVTALAREAEDEFMLLASDGVWDAMSGPALAGLVASRLCLGLAPELLCAQLLDTCLCKGSLDNMTCILVCFPGAPRPCEEAIRKELVLDAVLGHRVAGTSQPEHGFQDSGLREHPGFTSWGRTLLQSRYHR; via the exons ATGGCGGCCCTTGCCCGCCTGCTGCGTCTCCTTTGGCTGGGTCCCAAGGAAGAGGAGGCGGCGGAGCAGAACAGGCCCGGGATTCCCGACGGGCCTCGGCTTCTCCTGGACGCGCCACGATGCAACCAGCGGCCGTACGGGGGTGCCGCGGAGTCTTGGGGCCTGCGCTTCGGGGCGAGCTCAGCGCAGGGCTGGCGCGCGCACATGGAGGACGCGCATTGCGCTTGGCTTTCGTTACCCGGGCTGCCCCCGGGCTGGGCTTTCTTTGCTGTTCTCGACGGCCACGGCGGGGCGCGAGCTGCCCTCTTTGGCGCGCGCCACCTTCCCGGCCACGTGTTAGAAGCTTTAGGCCCGGCGCCTGGAGAGCCAGAGGGCGTGTGCCGGGCGCTTCGCGGTGCCTTCTTAAGCGCAGACGCACGCCTGCGCTCGCTTTGGCCCCGCGGCGAGCCGGGCGGCTCCACCGCAGTAGCTTTGCTCGTAACCCCGCGCTTTCTGTACTTGGCACACTGCGGTGATTCTCGCGCGGTACTGAGCCGCGCCGGAGCTGTAGTTTTCAGCACTGAGGACCATCGACCCCTCCGGCCCCGGGAACGAGAGCGTATCCATAACGCTGGCGGTACCATCTGCCACCGGCGCCTCGAGGGCTATCTGGCAGTGTCGCGAGCACTGGGCGACTTTGCCTACAAAGAGGCTCCGGGAAGGCCCCCTGAGCTGCAGCTTGTTTCTGCGGAGCCTGAGGTGACCGCCCTGGCACGAGAGGCCGAGGACGAGTTCATGCTCCTGGCCTCGGACGGTGTGTGGGACGCGATGTctggccctgccctggctggactGGTGGCATCACGCCTCTGCTTGGGCCTGGCCCCAGAGCTTCTGTGCGCGCAGCTGTTGGACACGTGCCTGTGCAAG GGCAGCCTGGACAACATGACTTGCATCCTGGTCTGCTTCCCGGGTGCCCCCAGGCCTTGTGAGGAGGCGATCAGAAAGGAGCTGGTGCTGGATGCAGTCCTGGGCCACAGGGTCGCCG GAACCTCCCAGCCTGAACACGGTTTTCAGGACTCTGGCCTCCGAGAACATCCCGGATTTACCTCCTGGGGGAGGACTCTACTGCAA AGCCGCTATCATCGCTGA
- the PPM1N gene encoding probable protein phosphatase 1N isoform X4 has product MAALARLLRLLWLGPKEEEAAEQNRPGIPDGPRLLLDAPRCNQRPYGGAAESWGLRFGASSAQGWRAHMEDAHCAWLSLPGLPPGWAFFAVLDGHGGARAALFGARHLPGHVLEALGPAPGEPEGVCRALRGAFLSADARLRSLWPRGEPGGSTAVALLVTPRFLYLAHCGDSRAVLSRAGAVVFSTEDHRPLRPRERERIHNAGGTICHRRLEGYLAVSRALGDFAYKEAPGRPPELQLVSAEPEVTALAREAEDEFMLLASDGVWDAMSGPALAGLVASRLCLGLAPELLCAQLLDTCLCKGSLDNMTCILVCFPGAPRPCEEAIRKELVLDAVLGHRVAGTSQPEHGFQDSGLREHPGFTSWGRTLLQA; this is encoded by the exons ATGGCGGCCCTTGCCCGCCTGCTGCGTCTCCTTTGGCTGGGTCCCAAGGAAGAGGAGGCGGCGGAGCAGAACAGGCCCGGGATTCCCGACGGGCCTCGGCTTCTCCTGGACGCGCCACGATGCAACCAGCGGCCGTACGGGGGTGCCGCGGAGTCTTGGGGCCTGCGCTTCGGGGCGAGCTCAGCGCAGGGCTGGCGCGCGCACATGGAGGACGCGCATTGCGCTTGGCTTTCGTTACCCGGGCTGCCCCCGGGCTGGGCTTTCTTTGCTGTTCTCGACGGCCACGGCGGGGCGCGAGCTGCCCTCTTTGGCGCGCGCCACCTTCCCGGCCACGTGTTAGAAGCTTTAGGCCCGGCGCCTGGAGAGCCAGAGGGCGTGTGCCGGGCGCTTCGCGGTGCCTTCTTAAGCGCAGACGCACGCCTGCGCTCGCTTTGGCCCCGCGGCGAGCCGGGCGGCTCCACCGCAGTAGCTTTGCTCGTAACCCCGCGCTTTCTGTACTTGGCACACTGCGGTGATTCTCGCGCGGTACTGAGCCGCGCCGGAGCTGTAGTTTTCAGCACTGAGGACCATCGACCCCTCCGGCCCCGGGAACGAGAGCGTATCCATAACGCTGGCGGTACCATCTGCCACCGGCGCCTCGAGGGCTATCTGGCAGTGTCGCGAGCACTGGGCGACTTTGCCTACAAAGAGGCTCCGGGAAGGCCCCCTGAGCTGCAGCTTGTTTCTGCGGAGCCTGAGGTGACCGCCCTGGCACGAGAGGCCGAGGACGAGTTCATGCTCCTGGCCTCGGACGGTGTGTGGGACGCGATGTctggccctgccctggctggactGGTGGCATCACGCCTCTGCTTGGGCCTGGCCCCAGAGCTTCTGTGCGCGCAGCTGTTGGACACGTGCCTGTGCAAG GGCAGCCTGGACAACATGACTTGCATCCTGGTCTGCTTCCCGGGTGCCCCCAGGCCTTGTGAGGAGGCGATCAGAAAGGAGCTGGTGCTGGATGCAGTCCTGGGCCACAGGGTCGCCG GAACCTCCCAGCCTGAACACGGTTTTCAGGACTCTGGCCTCCGAGAACATCCCGGATTTACCTCCTGGGGGAGGACTCTACTGCAA GCCTGA